In Pleurocapsa sp. PCC 7319, the following are encoded in one genomic region:
- a CDS encoding aspartyl/asparaginyl beta-hydroxylase domain-containing protein produces the protein MTQVQLNVKLPIRIEAEKILSDFQAVSSIFSGVPHSVKEHHNGGWKSIGLITSGGDVNEDRHINKVGKPYVATSALQFCPYIRELLDKLPAKKKRVRFLSLEPNHEIKWHFDGTGSIDKIVNSTSSRFHIPVITSPKVEFKICHNVCQWQPGNIYYGDFSFPHRVKNNWNKRRIHLVIDLIPNDDLRSLFPSTFLQEQYKRLILRKLCKKTYSKYWQKIERANN, from the coding sequence ATGACTCAAGTTCAACTAAATGTCAAACTTCCAATTAGGATAGAAGCAGAAAAAATACTATCTGATTTTCAAGCTGTATCTTCAATTTTCTCAGGTGTACCGCACTCTGTTAAAGAACATCATAATGGAGGGTGGAAATCAATTGGATTAATTACCAGCGGTGGTGATGTAAATGAGGATAGGCACATTAACAAAGTTGGTAAACCTTATGTTGCTACTTCCGCTTTACAATTTTGTCCGTATATCAGAGAACTTCTTGACAAATTACCTGCTAAGAAAAAAAGAGTTAGATTTTTATCCTTAGAGCCAAATCATGAAATCAAATGGCATTTTGATGGCACAGGGAGTATCGATAAAATTGTTAACTCTACTTCTTCGAGGTTTCATATTCCAGTTATTACCAGTCCAAAAGTAGAATTTAAAATTTGTCACAATGTTTGTCAATGGCAACCTGGTAATATTTATTATGGAGATTTTTCTTTTCCTCATAGAGTTAAGAATAACTGGAATAAAAGAAGAATTCATTTGGTCATAGATTTGATTCCTAATGATGATTTAAGGTCTTTATTTCCTAGTACTTTTCTTCAAGAACAGTACAAGCGTTTGATATTAAGGAAGCTTTGTAAAAAAACTTATTCCAAATATTGGCAAAAAATTGAGCGGGCCAATAATTAG
- a CDS encoding bifunctional 2-polyprenyl-6-hydroxyphenol methylase/3-demethylubiquinol 3-O-methyltransferase UbiG, producing the protein MLTTVKGKIKKFLRINQGNKNRYWNGRKNRIYYQQALTFAKQYAPDAKTVIDVGPHNTQFLSRVDWVSSKTAIDLKHMPSLPGTNNIQGDFLEFVPKDTFDLVFCLQVLEHLESPTLFAQKLLETGKIVVISVPYQWPPGTRKNHIQDPVDENKLLSWTKKPWLEKAIITDDLPRLVAVFEGTNKN; encoded by the coding sequence ATGTTGACAACAGTAAAAGGTAAGATCAAAAAGTTTTTGCGAATTAATCAAGGTAATAAAAATAGATATTGGAACGGTCGCAAGAATAGAATTTATTATCAGCAAGCACTGACATTTGCTAAGCAATATGCGCCTGATGCCAAAACAGTAATTGACGTAGGACCTCACAATACACAATTTTTATCACGGGTAGATTGGGTTTCATCTAAAACAGCGATCGATCTTAAGCATATGCCATCATTACCAGGTACAAATAACATACAAGGTGACTTTCTAGAATTTGTACCAAAAGATACTTTTGATTTAGTTTTTTGTCTTCAGGTCCTTGAACATCTAGAATCTCCGACATTATTTGCTCAAAAGCTACTGGAGACAGGGAAAATAGTAGTTATTTCTGTTCCTTATCAATGGCCCCCAGGAACTCGCAAAAACCATATACAAGATCCTGTCGATGAAAATAAGCTTCTTAGCTGGACTAAGAAACCCTGGTTAGAAAAAGCTATTATAACTGATGACTTACCACGTCTTGTTGCAGTTTTTGAAGGGACAAACAAGAATTAG